ACTACTAAAAGTAAAAGTATGTTATATAATACATGATAAGCTATTTTTTTAGTTGAATACTGTGTTTGTGTGTAATCTATTGGTTAACTTAAAGTCACATTTTACTGATATTATACTTAATGTGTGTGTCACAAAACCACATTAAAGAATAGTACAAAAGAATTTCTTCTCCCTAAATGGGTTTTCTGAGGCAGGCACTGGAAGTATAAGTGGATCTTCTCTAACATGGGCATCACAATAGGCCATCAAATCTGCTGCAGCTTTGGATatctgaaaaaggaaaaaaagaaaaatagtatCTTGGTCAGCAGTCACTGggaacaaatgctgttttttgtttttttt
The sequence above is drawn from the Rana temporaria chromosome 4, aRanTem1.1, whole genome shotgun sequence genome and encodes:
- the GNG4 gene encoding guanine nucleotide-binding protein G(I)/G(S)/G(O) subunit gamma-4, with amino-acid sequence MKDVVSNNSTTSISQARNAVEQLKMEACMDRIKISKAAADLMAYCDAHVREDPLILPVPASENPFREKKFFCTIL